Proteins from a single region of Phalacrocorax carbo chromosome 25, bPhaCar2.1, whole genome shotgun sequence:
- the NAGLU gene encoding alpha-N-acetylglucosaminidase: MAARPGPGPGPGPGPGPSLLLSLSLLLSLLPAAARAAAGEARQEAAVRALARRLLGPRAAAVSLSVEAALAAGGPDTYRLRSPPGAAVAVAVTGSSGVAAAAGLYRYLRDFCGCHLSWSGAQLRLPDPLPRLRAEIRAAAPGRYRYYQNACTQSYSYAWWDWERWEREIDWMALSGINLAPAFAGQEATWQRVYRSLGLNQSEIDTYFTGPAFLAWNRMGNLRGWAGPLPPAWHIKQLYLQYRIVERMRSLGMITVLPAFAGHVPQGILRVFPRVNATRLGGWSHFNCTYSCTYLLDPEDPMFQVIGTLFLKELIKEFGTDHIYSADTFNEMTPLSSDPAYLSRVSNAVFRSMMGADPEALWLMQGWLFQHQPTFWQPAQVRALLHGVPLGRMIVLDLFAESKPVYQWTESFYGQPFIWCMLHNFGGNHGLFGTVEAINHGPFVARSFPNSTMVGTGLVPEGIEQNDMVYELMNELGWRQEPLDLPSWVTRYAERRYGAPNAAAASAWQLLLRSVYNCTGVCVNHNHSPLVRRPSLRMDTELWYNASDVYEAWRLLLSASTELGSSPTFRYDLVDVTRQAAQQLVSDYYLSIRRAFQSHALPDLLTAGGVLVYDLLPELDSLLSSHSLFLLGRWLESARAVASSDQEAEQYELNARNQVTLWGPSGNILDYANKQLGGLVLDYYGVRWSLFVSALVESLNSGNPFHQDQFNQAVFQVERGFVYNKKRYPAVPTGDTLEISRKLFLKYYPSALQRSQAGPA; the protein is encoded by the exons AtggcggcgcggccggggccggggccggggccggggccggggccggggccgtcGCTGCTGCTGTCGCTGTCGCTGCTGCTGTCGCTgctgccggcggcggcgcgggcggccgcgggggaGGCGCGGCAGGAGGCGGCGGTGCGGGCCCTGGCGCGGCGGCTGCTGGGCCCGCGGGCCGCCGCCGTGTCGCTGTCGGTGGAggcggcgctggcggcgggcggccccgaCACCTACCGCCTGCGCTcgccgcccggcgccgccgTGGCCGTGGCCGTGACGGGCTCCAGCGGCGtggcggcggccgccggccTGTACCGGTACCTGCGCGACTTCTGCGGCTGCCACCTCTCGTGGTCCGGGGCGCAGCTCCGCCTGCCCGACCCGCTGCCGCGGCTGCGGGCCGAGatccgcgccgccgcccccggcag GTACCGCTACTACCAGAATGCCTGCACCCAGAGCTACTCCTACGCCTGGTGggactgggagcgctgggagcgGGAGATCGACTGGATGGCGCTCAGCGGCATCAACCTGGCGCCCGCCTTCGCGGGGCAGGAGGCGACCTGGCAGCGG GTGTACCGTTCCCTGGGCCTGAACCAGTCTGAGATCGACACGTACTTCACGGGGCCAGCGTTCCTGGCCTGGAACCGGATGGGGAACCTGCGTGGCTGGGCAGGGCCCCTGCCGCCAGCCTGGCACATCAAACAGCTCTACCTGCAG tACCGGATCGTGGAGAGGATGCGCTCGCTGGGGATGATCACGGTGCTGCCGGCCTTCGCGGGCCACGTGCCCCAGGGGATTCTTCG GGTCTTCCCCCGAGTGAATGCCACTCGCCTTGGGGGCTGGAGCCACTTCAACTGCACCTACTCATGTACCTACCTGCTGGACCCGGAGGACCCCATGTTCCAGGTGATTGGGACCCTCTTCCTCAAGGAGCTGATCAAGGAGTTTGGCACAGACCACATCTATAGTGCCGACACCTTCAACGAGATGACCCCCCTCTCCTCTGACCCTGCCTATCTCTCAAGGGTCAGCAACGCTGTTTTCAGGTCGATGATGGGAG CCGACCCCGAGGCGCTGTGGCTGATGCAGGGCTGGCTCTTCCAGCACCAGCCGACCTTCTGGCAGCCAGCGCAGGTGCGGGCCCTGCTGCATGGTGTGCCTCTCGGTAGGATGATTGTTCTTGACCTCTTTGCTGAGTCCAAGCCCGTCTACCAGTGGACGGAGTCCTTCTACGGGCAGCCCTTCATCTGGTGCATGCTACACAACTTTGGGGGCAATCATGGCCTCTTTGGCACCGTGGAGGCCATCAACCACGGCCCCTTCGTGGCTCGCAGCTTCCCCAACTCCACCATGGTGGGCACCGGGCTGGTGCCTGAGGGCATCGAGCAGAACGACATGGTGTACGAGCTGATGAACGAGCTGGGCTGGCGCCAGGAGCCCCTTGACCTCCCCAGCTGGGTGACCCGCTACGCCGAGCGCCGCTACGGCGCCCCAAATGCTGCCGCGGCCAGTGCCTGGCAGCTGCTCCTCCGCAGCGTGTACAACTGCACCGGAGTCTGCGTCAACCACAACCACAGCCCGCTGGTGCGCCGGCCCTCCCTGCGCATGGACACGGAGCTGTGGTACAACGCCAGCGACGTGTACGAGGCCTGGCGCCTGCTGCTGAGTGCCAGCACGGAGCTGGGCTCCAGCCCCACTTTCCGCTACGACCTGGTGGACGTCACGCGGCAGGCGGCTCAGCAGCTGGTGAGCGACTACTACCTGAGCATCCGCCGGGCCTTCCAGAGCCACGCGCTGCCGGACCTGCTGACGGCCGGCGGCGTGCTGGTCTACGACCTGCTGCCGGAGCTGGACAGCCTCCTCTCCAGCCACAGCCTCTTCCTGCTGGGCCGCTGGCTGGAGAGTGCCCGCGCCGTGGCCTCCAGCGACCAGGAGGCCGAGCAGTACGAGCTGAACGCCCGGAACCAGGTGACGCTCTGGGGGCCCAGTGGGAACATCCTGGACTACGCCAACAAGCAGCTGGGGGGGCTGGTGCTGGACTACTATGGCGTGCGCTGGAGCCTCTTTGTCTCTGCCCTGGTGGAGAGCCTCAACTCAGGCAACCCCTTCCACCAAGACCAGTTCAACCAGGCTGTCTTCCAGGTGGAGAGAGGCTTCGTCTACAACAAGAAGCGCTACCCGGCCGTGCCGACTGGGGACACGCTGGAGATCTCCAGGAAGCTGTTCCTCAAATACTACCCCAgcgccctgcagcgcagccAGGCTGGGCCGGCGTGA